The Vicia villosa cultivar HV-30 ecotype Madison, WI linkage group LG1, Vvil1.0, whole genome shotgun sequence genome includes a region encoding these proteins:
- the LOC131641994 gene encoding phosphate transporter PHO1 homolog 1, with the protein MVKFSKQFEGQVIPEWKEAFVDYCQLKKDIKRIQVLNNINNEPNNHQMISSPFSLLRKFSLFGHRQRDHEPIQVHRKLVSSTSKGDTYETQLLEQFADTDATKEFFACLDQNLNKVNKFYRTKEKEFLDRGESLKKQMDILIELKSAFMEKKNKGSSSQYSKEEESVSCTFSSSEDDSVRSSREQTCDLEKIEEDFTQSNEEEKSMNLKWVDGKLRTLSGHMVSSKGKNVKINIPLTTPSQTLSEISYLVMEDLFNQSSKKSNPENGVLHLNKTRLHHAEKMIRGGFIELYKGLGYLNDFRNLNLLAFLKILKKFDKVTEKQILPIYLKVVESSYFNNSDKVVKLMDEVEELFVKNFAKDDHRKAMKYLRPIHHRKESHALTFFIGLFTGCFLALFVGYVLMAHLTGLYKRHQNSLYMETVYPVLSVFSLMFLHFFLYGCNIFAWRKTRINYKFIFEMAPTKELKYRDVFLICTMSMTAVVGVLFFHLTLLTKGYTYAQVQFLQGLLFLAFLLLLVCPFNIIYRSSRYHFLRVIRNIIWSPLYKVVMLDFFMADQLCSQVPMLRNLEFMVCYYITGSYKTQDYGYCMRVKNYRDFAYAVSFLPYYWRAMQCARRWFDEGETSHLINLGKYVSAMLAAGAKVAYEKDKSVGWLCVVVIMSSVATLYQLYWDFVKDWGLLQMNSKNPWLRNELMLRRKVIYYLSMVLNITLRLAWLQTVLHSSFENVDYRVTSLFLAALEVIRRGLWNFYRLENEHLNNAGKFRAVKTVPLPFHEVEDEED; encoded by the exons ATGGTGAAATTCTCAAAGCAATTTGAAGGACAAGTCATTCCTGAATGGAAAGAAGCTTTTGTAGATTATTGCCAACTTAAGAAGGATATTAAAAGAATTCAAGTTCTTAACAATATCAACAATGAACCAAACAATCACCAAATGATATCTTCACCCTTTTCATTACTACGAAAATTCTCTTTATTCGGACATCGCCAAAGAGACCATGAACCAATTCAa gttcaTAGGAAACTTGTTTCTTCAACAAGTAAAGGCGATACGTATGAGACACAATTGTTGGAGCAATTTGCTGACACTGATGCAACTAAGGAATTTTTTGCATGTTTAGACCAAAACCTTAACAAGGTGAATAAGTTCTATAGGACAAAGGAGAAAGAGTTTCTAGATAGAGGAGAGTCATTGAAGAAACAAATGGATATTCTTATTGAGCTCAAATCTGCATTCATGGAGAAGAAAAATAAAGGAAGCTCTTCTCAATATTCCAAGGAGGAAGAATCTGTCTCATGCACATTTTCTAGTAGTG AGGATGACTCTGTTAGGAGCAGCAGAGAGCAAACATGTGATTTGGAGAAAATAGAAGAGGACTTCACTCAATCAAATGAAGAGGAAAAATCAATGAATTTGAAATGGGTGGATGGTAAACTGAGGACATTATCTGGCCATATGGTTAGTTCCAAAGGAAAGAATGTGAAGATAAACATTCCTTTGACAACTCCTTCACAAACTTTATCAGAAATTAGTTACCTTGTGATGGAAGATTTGTTCAACCAGTCTTCAAAGAAATCTAATCCTGAAAATGGTGTTCTTCATCTTAACAAAACAAGGTTACATCATGCTGAAAAAATGATCAGAGGTGGCTTCATTGAGCTTTATAAGGGCTTAGGATATTTGAATGATTTTAG GAACTTGAACCTGCTTGCATTTctaaagattttgaagaaatttGATAAG GTCACGGAAAAGCAAATTCTTCCAATCTATCTCAAAGTAGTTGAGAGTTCATATTTCAACAACTCAGACAAG GTGGTCAAGCTAATGGATGAAGTGGAGGAATTATTTGTCAAGAACTTTGCTAAAGATGATCATAGAAAGGCAATGAAATACCTTAGACCAATTCATCATAGGAAAGAATCACATGCTTTAACTTTCTTCATTG GACTATTTACCGGATGCTTTTTGGCACTTTTTGTTGGATATGTTCTAATGGCTCATCTTACTGGACTCTACAAAAGACACCAAAATTCACTCTACATGGAAACTGTCTACCCTGTGCTTAG TGTGTTCAGTCTCATGTTTCTACATTTCTTCCTCTACGGATGCAACATTTTCGCGTGGAGAAAGACTCGTATAAACTACAAATTTATTTTCGAGATGGCCCCGACTAAGGAACTAAAGTACAGAGATGTATTCTTGATTTGTACAATGTCAATGACTGCTGTGGTTGGAGTCTTGTTTTTTCATTTGACTCTACTCACAAAAGGGTATACCTATGCACAAGTTCAATTCCTTCAAGGCCTACTCTTCCTC GCATTCTTACTATTACTTGTTTGCCCTTTCAACATTATATATCGGTCAAGTCGTTACCACTTCCTCCGTGTGATAAGAAACATAATTTGGTCACCCCTTTATAAG GTTGTGATGCTGGACTTTTTTATGGCTGATCAACTTTGCAGTCAG GTTCCAATGCTAAGGAACTTAGAGTTTATGGTATGTTACTATATAACTGGGAGCTACAAGACTCAAGATTATGGATACTGCATGAGAGTGAAAAACTACAGAGATTTTGCTTATGCAGTGTCCTTTCTTCCATATTATTGGAGAGCAATGCAG TGTGCAAGGAGATGGTTTGATGAAGGGGAGACAAGTCACCTTATCAATCTAGGGAAATATGTTTCAGCTATGTTAGCTGCAGGAGCTAAAGTTGCTTATGAAAAAGATAAAAGTGTTGGATGGTTATGTGTTGTTGTGATCATGTCAAGTGTTGCAACTTTGTACCAATTGTATTGGGACTTTGTTAAGGATTGGGGTTTACTACAAATGAACTCCAAGAATCCTTGGTTAAGGAATGAATTAATGCTAAGAAGAAAAGTCATTTACTACTTATCCATG GTATTAAATATCACTCTGAGGCTTGCTTGGTTGCAAACTGTGCTCCATTCAAGTTTTGAAAATGTTGACTATAGAGTAACAAGCTTATTTTTAGCAGCACTTGAAGTAATTAGAAGAGGACTATGGAATTTCTACAG ATTGGAGAATGAGCATCTAAATAATGCTGGAAAGTTTAGGGCAGTGAAGACAGTGCCACTACCATTTCATGAAGTGGAGGATGAAGAAGACTAA
- the LOC131642000 gene encoding proline-rich extensin-like protein EPR1, with translation MAVVFWALALASLCYPLATINAQSHAAAPSKWPTITQSAPSTLPTTTPAAPSKWPIATSPSVAKQQPVVAAATPASSTKKPPAATSPTWNKPPTTITAAGPSKLPTIIIPAAPYKAPVPKVTTPTSPWNSPIPKVTTPTSPWNSPIPKVTTPTSPWKSPIPKVTTPTSPWKSPIPKVTTPTSPWKSPIPKVTTPTSPWNSPIPKVTTTPTSAPVKSPVPKVTTTPTSAPVKSPVPKVTSPTSSPVKLPVPKVSTPTSAPVKPIVPKATTPTSAPLKPPVPKATSPTSTPVKAPIPKTTTPASAPVKPLVPKATTPTSAPVKPLVPKVTTPASAPLKPPVPKAIPPTSAPLKPPVPKAITPTSAPLKPPVPKAITPTSAPVKPLVPKVKPPTSAPVKSPVPHPPKLAPAKLPVPKVTPALSPKVPSPKSHPPPHPPKKAPVSLPPVSLSPLPLPPASLPPKVSPAPAKAPKAPAPAKETPAPAPAHKKKAPAPAPHHKKKAPISSPVPSPAVIPPSPAPTPAIDTPSSAPAPSPEDDAPEPPPHKHRRRRHKHKHKKHHAHSLAPEPTTSTIIRRSPPAPLADDTTPVDSDETPSPAPSPNANDAASYQGQWRKMLSTGVLVTAILLCTT, from the exons ATGGCTGTAGTGTTTTGGGCACTGGCTTTAGCAAGCCTGTGCTACCCTCTAGCTACGATTAATGCTCAGTCACATGCAGCTGCACCATCAAAGTGGCCAACCATAACCCAATCTGCACCCTCCACATTGCCAACCACAACTCCGGCTGCACCTTCGAAATGGCCGATTGCAACTTCACCGTCTGTGGCCAAACAACAACCTGTTGTGGCAGCAGCAACTCCTGCTAGTAGTACAAAGAAACCACCTGCAGCTACTTCTCCTACTTGGAACAAACCCCCGACCACGATCACGGCAGCAGGGCCTTCCAAATTACCAACCATAATAATACCTGCTGCACCTTACAAGGCACCAGTTCCAAAAGTCACAACTCCAACCTCGCCTTGGAACTCACCGATTCCCAAAGTCACAACTCCAACCTCACCTTGGAACTCACCGATCCCCAAAGTCACAACTCCTACCTCGCCTTGGAAGTCACCGATCCCCAAAGTCACAACTCCAACTTCGCCTTGGAAGTCACCGATCCCCAAAGTCACAACTCCAACATCGCCTTGGAAGTCACCGATCCCCAAAGTCACAACTCCAACCTCGCCTTGGAACTCACCGATCCCCAAAGTCACGACAACTCCAACATCTGCTCCTGTGAAGTCACCAGTTCCCAAAGTAACAACAACTCCAACATCTGCTCCTGTGAAGTCACCAGTTCCCAAAGTTACATCCCCAACATCTTCCCCTGTTAAGTTACCAGTCCCAAAAGTTTCAACTCCGACATCCGCTCCCGTGAAACCAATAGTTCCAAAAGCTACAACTCCAACATCCGCTCCCTTGAAACCACCAGTTCCAAAAGCTACATCACCGACATCCACTCCCGTAAAAGCACCGATTCCAAAAACTACGACTCCGGCTTCAGCTCCTGTGAAACCATTAGTTCCAAAAGCTACGACTCCAACATCTGCTCCTGTGAAACCATTAGTTCCAAAAGTTACGACTCCGGCTTCTGCTCCTTTGAAGCCACCAGTCCCAAAAGCTATCCCACCAACATCTGCTCCTTTGAAACCACCAGTTCCAAAAGCAATCACACCAACATCTGCTCCTTTGAAACCACCAGTTCCAAAAGCTATCACTCCAACATCCGCACCTGTGAAACCACTAGTTCCAAAAGTAAAACCTCCAACATCTGCACCTGTGAAATCACCAGTTCCACACCCTCCAAAACTCGCTCCTGCAAAACTGCCGGTCCCCAAGGTTACACCAGCATTAAGTCCCAAAGTCCCATCTCCTAAAAGTCATCCACCACCGCACCCACCCAAAAAAGCACCTGTTTCTCTACCACCTGTTTCGCTTTCACCACTGCCATTGCCACCAGCTTCTTTACCACCAAAGGTATCCCCAGCACCTGCAAAGGCCCCAAAAGCACCAGCACCAGCCAAAGAAACACCAGCACCAGCACCTGCACATAAAAAGAAAGCACCAGCACCGGCACCACATCACAAAAAGAAAGCACCAATATCATCACCTGTTCCTTCCCCAGCAGTTATCCCACCATCACCTGCACCAACGCCTGCCATAGACACGCCATCATCAGCACCAGCACCATCACCTGAAGATGATGCGCCAGAACCGCCACCCCACAAGCACAGGAGAAGAAGACACAAGCATAAGCATAAGAAACATCACGCACATTCTCTAGCTCCAGAACCCACAACTTCAACAATCATTAGGAGGAGTCCTCCAGCACCACTAGCTGATGATACTACTCCAGTCGATTCAGACGAGACACCATCACCAGCACCCAGTCCCAATGCG AATGATGCAGCATCATACCAAGGGCAATGGAGAAAGATGTTGTCAACTGGTGTACTTGTTACTGCCATTTTGTTATGTACCACTTGA